A window from Pongo abelii isolate AG06213 chromosome 6, NHGRI_mPonAbe1-v2.0_pri, whole genome shotgun sequence encodes these proteins:
- the LOC100443144 gene encoding protein canopy homolog 4 isoform X5: MGPVRLGILLFLFLAVHEAWAGMPKEEDDDTERLPSKCEVCKLLSTELQAELSRTGRSREVLELGQVLDTGKRKRHVPYSVSETRLEEALENLCERILDYSVHAERKGSLRYAKGQSQTMATLKGLVQKGVKVDLGIPLELWDEPSVEVTYLKKQCETMLEEFEDIVGDWYFHHQEQPLQNFLCEGHVLPAAETACLQETWTGKEIKDGEEKTEGGEEQEEEEEEQEEEEEEEEEEEEGGDKMTKTGGHPKLDREDL, from the exons ATGGGACCTGTGCGGTTGGGAatattgcttttcctttttttggccGTGCACGAGGCTTGGGCTGGGATGCCGAAGGAGGAGGACGATGACACAGAACGCTTGCCCAGCAAATGCGAAG TGTGTAAGCTGCTGAGTACAGAGCTACAGGCAGAGCTGAGTCGCACCGGTCGATCTCGAGAGGTGCTGGAGCTGGGGCAGGTGCTGGACACAGGCAAGAGGAAGAGACACGTGCCTTACAGCGTTTC agaGACAAGGCTGGAAGAGGCCTTAGAGAATTTATGTGAGCGGATCCTGGACTATAGTGTTCACGCTGAGCGCAAGGGCTCACTGAGATATGCCAAG GGTCAGAGTCAGACCATGGCAACACTGAAAGGCCTAGTGCAGAAGGGGGTGAAGGTGGATCTGGGGATCCCTCTGGAGCTGTGGGATGAGCCCAGCGTGGAGGTCACATACCTCAAGAAGCAG TGTGAGACCATGTTGGAGGAGTTTGAAGACATTGTGGGAGACTGGTACTTCCACCATCAGGAGCAGCCCCTACAAAATTTTCTCTGTGAAGGTCATGTGCTCCCAGCTGCTGAAACTG CGTGTCTTCAGGAAACTTGGACTGGAAAGGAGATCAAAGATggggaagagaaaacagaagggggggaagagcaggaggaagaggaggaagagcaggaggaggaggaggaagaggaagaggaggaagaagaagggggaGACAAGATGACCAAGACAGGGGGCCACCCCAAACTTGACCGAGAAGATCTTTGA
- the LOC100443144 gene encoding metallo-beta-lactamase domain-containing protein 1 isoform X3 yields the protein MGPVRLGILLFLFLAVHEAWAGMPKEEDDDTERLPSKCEVCKLLSTELQAELSRTGRSREVLELGQVLDTGKRKRHVPYSVSETRLEEALENLCERILDYSVHAERKGSLRYAKCKEVARVVGRRTTRRLEPRQPPLAHGEGAGTTATSAARLRSPYLGTRELAEDKLPPAFSISALFSSEARPSRGPSPSLPARSSLMRTEPLHGASPLLVPGDPYSVVVLLQGYADPEGVGDAVRADGSVTLVLPQTRGPASSHRESPRGSGGAEAALEEAARGPILVDTGGPWAQEALLGALAGQGVAPGDVTLVVGTHGHSDHIGNLGLFPGAALLVSHDFCLPGGRYLPHGLGEGQPLRLGPGLEVWATPGHGGQRDVSVVVAGTALGTVVVAGDVFERDGDEDSWQALSEDPAAQERSRRRVLVVADVVVPGHGPPFRVLREASQPETEGGGNSQQQPAVGDEEPALHYSAPRGTALLSGKP from the exons ATGGGACCTGTGCGGTTGGGAatattgcttttcctttttttggccGTGCACGAGGCTTGGGCTGGGATGCCGAAGGAGGAGGACGATGACACAGAACGCTTGCCCAGCAAATGCGAAG TGTGTAAGCTGCTGAGTACAGAGCTACAGGCAGAGCTGAGTCGCACCGGTCGATCTCGAGAGGTGCTGGAGCTGGGGCAGGTGCTGGACACAGGCAAGAGGAAGAGACACGTGCCTTACAGCGTTTC agaGACAAGGCTGGAAGAGGCCTTAGAGAATTTATGTGAGCGGATCCTGGACTATAGTGTTCACGCTGAGCGCAAGGGCTCACTGAGATATGCCAAG TGCAAAGAAGTTGCTCGGGTTGTGGGGCGGAGAACCACCAGGAGGCTGGAGCCCAGGCAGCCTCCTCTGGCACACGGTGAAGGCGCCGGAACTACGGCTACTTCCGCGGCGCGGCTTCGGTCGCCATATCTGGGTACACGGGAACTCGCAGAGGACAAACTCCCACCCGCGTTTTCGATTTCTGCGCTTTTCTCGAGTGAGGCAAGACCTAGCAGAGGCCCAAG CCCGTCCCTCCCTGCCAGGAGCAGCCTCATGCGGACCGAGCCGCTGCACGGGGCATCCCCTCTGCTGGTGCCCGGCGACCCCTACTCCGTGGTGGTTCTGCTGCAGGGCTACGCGGATCCCGAGGGGGTGGGCGACGCCGTGCGCGCCGACGGCTCCGTGACCCTGGTCCTACCCCAGACCCGGGGCCCGGCCTCCAGCCACCGAGAGTCCCCGCGCGGGAGTGGCGGCGCAGAGGCCGCCCTGGAGGAGGCGGCCCGTGGCCCCATCCTGGTGGACACCGGGGGCCCCTGGGCTCAGGAGGCGCTGCTGGGGGCGCTGGCGGGGCAGGGCGTGGCCCCGGGAGACGTGACGCTAGTGGTGGGGACTCATGGGCACTCGGATCACATCGGGAACTTGGGGCTGTTCCCAGGCGCGGCTCTGCTGGTCTCGCACGACTTCTGCCTCCCCGGAGGCCGCTACCTGCCCCACGGGCTGGGTGAGGGGCAGCCCCTGCGCCTGGGCCCGGGGCTCGAGGTATGGGCCACGCCGGGCCACGGGGGCCAGCGCGACGTGAGCGTGGTGGTGGCCGGCACGGCTCTGGGCACCGTGGTGGTGGCGGGAGATGTGTTTGAGCGAGATGGGGACGAGGATTCGTGGCAGGCACTGAGTGAAGACCCCGCAGCCCAGGAGCGGAGCCGGAGGAGGGTCCTGGTTGTTGCCGACGTGGTCGTACCTGGTCACGGTCCCCCCTTTCGAGTGCTAAGGGAAGCCTCGCAGCCCGAGACGGAGGGTGGAGGGAACAGCCAGCAGCAGCCGGCGGTCGGAGACGAGGAGCCAGCCCTGCACTACTCAGCCCCGAGAGGGACTGCACTCTTGTCAGGGAAGCCCTAA
- the LOC100443144 gene encoding metallo-beta-lactamase domain-containing protein 1 isoform X1 — MGPVRLGILLFLFLAVHEAWAGMPKEEDDDTERLPSKCEVCKLLSTELQAELSRTGRSREVLELGQVLDTGKRKRHVPYSVSETRLEEALENLCERILDYSVHAERKGSLRYAKGQSQTMATLKGLVQKGVKVDLGIPLELWDEPSVEVTYLKKQCKEVARVVGRRTTRRLEPRQPPLAHGEGAGTTATSAARLRSPYLGTRELAEDKLPPAFSISALFSSEARPSRGPSPSLPARSSLMRTEPLHGASPLLVPGDPYSVVVLLQGYADPEGVGDAVRADGSVTLVLPQTRGPASSHRESPRGSGGAEAALEEAARGPILVDTGGPWAQEALLGALAGQGVAPGDVTLVVGTHGHSDHIGNLGLFPGAALLVSHDFCLPGGRYLPHGLGEGQPLRLGPGLEVWATPGHGGQRDVSVVVAGTALGTVVVAGDVFERDGDEDSWQALSEDPAAQERSRRRVLVVADVVVPGHGPPFRVLREASQPETEGGGNSQQQPAVGDEEPALHYSAPRGTALLSGKP; from the exons ATGGGACCTGTGCGGTTGGGAatattgcttttcctttttttggccGTGCACGAGGCTTGGGCTGGGATGCCGAAGGAGGAGGACGATGACACAGAACGCTTGCCCAGCAAATGCGAAG TGTGTAAGCTGCTGAGTACAGAGCTACAGGCAGAGCTGAGTCGCACCGGTCGATCTCGAGAGGTGCTGGAGCTGGGGCAGGTGCTGGACACAGGCAAGAGGAAGAGACACGTGCCTTACAGCGTTTC agaGACAAGGCTGGAAGAGGCCTTAGAGAATTTATGTGAGCGGATCCTGGACTATAGTGTTCACGCTGAGCGCAAGGGCTCACTGAGATATGCCAAG GGTCAGAGTCAGACCATGGCAACACTGAAAGGCCTAGTGCAGAAGGGGGTGAAGGTGGATCTGGGGATCCCTCTGGAGCTGTGGGATGAGCCCAGCGTGGAGGTCACATACCTCAAGAAGCAG TGCAAAGAAGTTGCTCGGGTTGTGGGGCGGAGAACCACCAGGAGGCTGGAGCCCAGGCAGCCTCCTCTGGCACACGGTGAAGGCGCCGGAACTACGGCTACTTCCGCGGCGCGGCTTCGGTCGCCATATCTGGGTACACGGGAACTCGCAGAGGACAAACTCCCACCCGCGTTTTCGATTTCTGCGCTTTTCTCGAGTGAGGCAAGACCTAGCAGAGGCCCAAG CCCGTCCCTCCCTGCCAGGAGCAGCCTCATGCGGACCGAGCCGCTGCACGGGGCATCCCCTCTGCTGGTGCCCGGCGACCCCTACTCCGTGGTGGTTCTGCTGCAGGGCTACGCGGATCCCGAGGGGGTGGGCGACGCCGTGCGCGCCGACGGCTCCGTGACCCTGGTCCTACCCCAGACCCGGGGCCCGGCCTCCAGCCACCGAGAGTCCCCGCGCGGGAGTGGCGGCGCAGAGGCCGCCCTGGAGGAGGCGGCCCGTGGCCCCATCCTGGTGGACACCGGGGGCCCCTGGGCTCAGGAGGCGCTGCTGGGGGCGCTGGCGGGGCAGGGCGTGGCCCCGGGAGACGTGACGCTAGTGGTGGGGACTCATGGGCACTCGGATCACATCGGGAACTTGGGGCTGTTCCCAGGCGCGGCTCTGCTGGTCTCGCACGACTTCTGCCTCCCCGGAGGCCGCTACCTGCCCCACGGGCTGGGTGAGGGGCAGCCCCTGCGCCTGGGCCCGGGGCTCGAGGTATGGGCCACGCCGGGCCACGGGGGCCAGCGCGACGTGAGCGTGGTGGTGGCCGGCACGGCTCTGGGCACCGTGGTGGTGGCGGGAGATGTGTTTGAGCGAGATGGGGACGAGGATTCGTGGCAGGCACTGAGTGAAGACCCCGCAGCCCAGGAGCGGAGCCGGAGGAGGGTCCTGGTTGTTGCCGACGTGGTCGTACCTGGTCACGGTCCCCCCTTTCGAGTGCTAAGGGAAGCCTCGCAGCCCGAGACGGAGGGTGGAGGGAACAGCCAGCAGCAGCCGGCGGTCGGAGACGAGGAGCCAGCCCTGCACTACTCAGCCCCGAGAGGGACTGCACTCTTGTCAGGGAAGCCCTAA
- the LOC100443144 gene encoding metallo-beta-lactamase domain-containing protein 1 isoform X2 — MCKLLSTELQAELSRTGRSREVLELGQVLDTGKRKRHVPYSVSETRLEEALENLCERILDYSVHAERKGSLRYAKGQSQTMATLKGLVQKGVKVDLGIPLELWDEPSVEVTYLKKQCKEVARVVGRRTTRRLEPRQPPLAHGEGAGTTATSAARLRSPYLGTRELAEDKLPPAFSISALFSSEARPSRGPSPSLPARSSLMRTEPLHGASPLLVPGDPYSVVVLLQGYADPEGVGDAVRADGSVTLVLPQTRGPASSHRESPRGSGGAEAALEEAARGPILVDTGGPWAQEALLGALAGQGVAPGDVTLVVGTHGHSDHIGNLGLFPGAALLVSHDFCLPGGRYLPHGLGEGQPLRLGPGLEVWATPGHGGQRDVSVVVAGTALGTVVVAGDVFERDGDEDSWQALSEDPAAQERSRRRVLVVADVVVPGHGPPFRVLREASQPETEGGGNSQQQPAVGDEEPALHYSAPRGTALLSGKP; from the exons A TGTGTAAGCTGCTGAGTACAGAGCTACAGGCAGAGCTGAGTCGCACCGGTCGATCTCGAGAGGTGCTGGAGCTGGGGCAGGTGCTGGACACAGGCAAGAGGAAGAGACACGTGCCTTACAGCGTTTC agaGACAAGGCTGGAAGAGGCCTTAGAGAATTTATGTGAGCGGATCCTGGACTATAGTGTTCACGCTGAGCGCAAGGGCTCACTGAGATATGCCAAG GGTCAGAGTCAGACCATGGCAACACTGAAAGGCCTAGTGCAGAAGGGGGTGAAGGTGGATCTGGGGATCCCTCTGGAGCTGTGGGATGAGCCCAGCGTGGAGGTCACATACCTCAAGAAGCAG TGCAAAGAAGTTGCTCGGGTTGTGGGGCGGAGAACCACCAGGAGGCTGGAGCCCAGGCAGCCTCCTCTGGCACACGGTGAAGGCGCCGGAACTACGGCTACTTCCGCGGCGCGGCTTCGGTCGCCATATCTGGGTACACGGGAACTCGCAGAGGACAAACTCCCACCCGCGTTTTCGATTTCTGCGCTTTTCTCGAGTGAGGCAAGACCTAGCAGAGGCCCAAG CCCGTCCCTCCCTGCCAGGAGCAGCCTCATGCGGACCGAGCCGCTGCACGGGGCATCCCCTCTGCTGGTGCCCGGCGACCCCTACTCCGTGGTGGTTCTGCTGCAGGGCTACGCGGATCCCGAGGGGGTGGGCGACGCCGTGCGCGCCGACGGCTCCGTGACCCTGGTCCTACCCCAGACCCGGGGCCCGGCCTCCAGCCACCGAGAGTCCCCGCGCGGGAGTGGCGGCGCAGAGGCCGCCCTGGAGGAGGCGGCCCGTGGCCCCATCCTGGTGGACACCGGGGGCCCCTGGGCTCAGGAGGCGCTGCTGGGGGCGCTGGCGGGGCAGGGCGTGGCCCCGGGAGACGTGACGCTAGTGGTGGGGACTCATGGGCACTCGGATCACATCGGGAACTTGGGGCTGTTCCCAGGCGCGGCTCTGCTGGTCTCGCACGACTTCTGCCTCCCCGGAGGCCGCTACCTGCCCCACGGGCTGGGTGAGGGGCAGCCCCTGCGCCTGGGCCCGGGGCTCGAGGTATGGGCCACGCCGGGCCACGGGGGCCAGCGCGACGTGAGCGTGGTGGTGGCCGGCACGGCTCTGGGCACCGTGGTGGTGGCGGGAGATGTGTTTGAGCGAGATGGGGACGAGGATTCGTGGCAGGCACTGAGTGAAGACCCCGCAGCCCAGGAGCGGAGCCGGAGGAGGGTCCTGGTTGTTGCCGACGTGGTCGTACCTGGTCACGGTCCCCCCTTTCGAGTGCTAAGGGAAGCCTCGCAGCCCGAGACGGAGGGTGGAGGGAACAGCCAGCAGCAGCCGGCGGTCGGAGACGAGGAGCCAGCCCTGCACTACTCAGCCCCGAGAGGGACTGCACTCTTGTCAGGGAAGCCCTAA
- the LOC100443144 gene encoding metallo-beta-lactamase domain-containing protein 1 isoform X4 produces MRTEPLHGASPLLVPGDPYSVVVLLQGYADPEGVGDAVRADGSVTLVLPQTRGPASSHRESPRGSGGAEAALEEAARGPILVDTGGPWAQEALLGALAGQGVAPGDVTLVVGTHGHSDHIGNLGLFPGAALLVSHDFCLPGGRYLPHGLGEGQPLRLGPGLEVWATPGHGGQRDVSVVVAGTALGTVVVAGDVFERDGDEDSWQALSEDPAAQERSRRRVLVVADVVVPGHGPPFRVLREASQPETEGGGNSQQQPAVGDEEPALHYSAPRGTALLSGKP; encoded by the coding sequence ATGCGGACCGAGCCGCTGCACGGGGCATCCCCTCTGCTGGTGCCCGGCGACCCCTACTCCGTGGTGGTTCTGCTGCAGGGCTACGCGGATCCCGAGGGGGTGGGCGACGCCGTGCGCGCCGACGGCTCCGTGACCCTGGTCCTACCCCAGACCCGGGGCCCGGCCTCCAGCCACCGAGAGTCCCCGCGCGGGAGTGGCGGCGCAGAGGCCGCCCTGGAGGAGGCGGCCCGTGGCCCCATCCTGGTGGACACCGGGGGCCCCTGGGCTCAGGAGGCGCTGCTGGGGGCGCTGGCGGGGCAGGGCGTGGCCCCGGGAGACGTGACGCTAGTGGTGGGGACTCATGGGCACTCGGATCACATCGGGAACTTGGGGCTGTTCCCAGGCGCGGCTCTGCTGGTCTCGCACGACTTCTGCCTCCCCGGAGGCCGCTACCTGCCCCACGGGCTGGGTGAGGGGCAGCCCCTGCGCCTGGGCCCGGGGCTCGAGGTATGGGCCACGCCGGGCCACGGGGGCCAGCGCGACGTGAGCGTGGTGGTGGCCGGCACGGCTCTGGGCACCGTGGTGGTGGCGGGAGATGTGTTTGAGCGAGATGGGGACGAGGATTCGTGGCAGGCACTGAGTGAAGACCCCGCAGCCCAGGAGCGGAGCCGGAGGAGGGTCCTGGTTGTTGCCGACGTGGTCGTACCTGGTCACGGTCCCCCCTTTCGAGTGCTAAGGGAAGCCTCGCAGCCCGAGACGGAGGGTGGAGGGAACAGCCAGCAGCAGCCGGCGGTCGGAGACGAGGAGCCAGCCCTGCACTACTCAGCCCCGAGAGGGACTGCACTCTTGTCAGGGAAGCCCTAA